A part of Caldicellulosiruptor owensensis OL genomic DNA contains:
- the atpA gene encoding F0F1 ATP synthase subunit alpha, which translates to MVDVTIRPDEIASIIKEQIKNYEKKVETSDVGVVIMAGDGIARIHGLDNCMAGELLEFPNGVFGMALNLEEDNVGCVILGNDKEIKEGTIVKRTGRVVEVPVGEELLGRVVNALGQPIDGLGPINAKKFRPVERIAPGVIEREPVKTPLQTGIIAIDAMIPIGRGQRELIIGDRQTGKTAIAIDTIINQKDQGVYCIYVAIGQKASTVAQIVHTLKEYGAMDYTIVVSATASDSAPLQFLAPYAGCAMGEEFMESGKDALIIYDDLSKHAVAYRAMSLLLRRPPGREAYPGDVFYLHSRLLERAAKLNAQRGGGSLTALPIIETQAGDVSAYIPTNVISITDGQIYLESELFYAGIRPAINAGISVSRVGGNAQIKAMKKVAGRLRLDLAQYRELEAFAQFGSELDKSTRERLAQGQRIVETLKQPQYRPLPVWHQVVILYSAVNGYLMDIEVSKVREFNEKLVQYISANYPQIFDSIKETKDLTPETEELLKKVIVEFKERFKSNK; encoded by the coding sequence ATGGTTGATGTAACAATTAGACCAGATGAAATTGCTTCAATAATAAAGGAGCAAATAAAAAACTATGAAAAAAAGGTTGAAACAAGCGATGTTGGTGTTGTCATAATGGCAGGTGACGGTATTGCAAGAATACATGGTCTTGACAACTGCATGGCTGGAGAGCTTTTAGAATTTCCTAATGGAGTTTTTGGAATGGCTCTCAACTTAGAGGAAGACAATGTTGGATGTGTTATACTGGGAAACGACAAGGAGATAAAAGAAGGAACTATTGTAAAAAGGACAGGTAGAGTTGTCGAAGTGCCTGTGGGAGAAGAACTTTTAGGAAGAGTTGTAAACGCTTTGGGCCAACCCATAGATGGTCTTGGTCCCATAAATGCAAAGAAGTTCAGACCAGTGGAAAGGATAGCTCCTGGTGTAATTGAAAGAGAACCTGTTAAAACTCCTCTTCAGACGGGTATAATAGCAATTGACGCTATGATTCCTATAGGAAGAGGACAGAGAGAGCTTATAATTGGTGATAGGCAAACTGGTAAAACTGCAATTGCAATAGATACGATTATAAACCAGAAAGATCAGGGTGTTTATTGCATCTATGTGGCAATTGGTCAAAAGGCTTCTACAGTTGCTCAGATAGTCCATACCTTAAAAGAATACGGTGCGATGGATTATACCATTGTTGTGAGTGCAACAGCAAGTGACTCAGCTCCTCTTCAATTCTTAGCTCCATACGCAGGTTGCGCGATGGGAGAAGAGTTTATGGAGTCGGGCAAAGACGCACTCATTATATACGATGACCTTTCTAAACACGCTGTTGCATACAGGGCAATGTCTCTTTTACTCAGACGTCCACCTGGAAGAGAAGCTTACCCTGGCGATGTGTTTTACCTGCATTCAAGACTTTTGGAAAGAGCAGCAAAACTGAATGCTCAGCGTGGTGGAGGTTCACTTACTGCGTTGCCAATAATAGAAACTCAAGCAGGTGATGTTTCAGCATATATTCCGACAAATGTTATTTCTATTACAGATGGACAGATATACCTTGAAAGTGAGTTATTTTACGCAGGTATTAGACCTGCAATAAATGCCGGCATTTCTGTCTCAAGAGTCGGTGGTAATGCTCAAATAAAGGCAATGAAAAAGGTTGCGGGAAGGCTCAGACTTGATCTTGCTCAGTACCGTGAGCTTGAAGCTTTTGCTCAGTTTGGTTCAGAACTAGATAAGTCAACGCGAGAAAGACTTGCTCAGGGACAAAGAATTGTAGAGACGTTAAAACAGCCACAGTACAGACCACTGCCAGTATGGCATCAGGTTGTGATTTTGTACAGTGCTGTAAATGGTTATTTGATGGATATAGAAGTTTCGAAGGTAAGGGAATTTAATGAGAAGCTTGTACAGTATATATCTGCAAACTATCCGCAGATATTTGATTCTATAAAAGAGACAAAAGATTTGACACCTGAAACAGAAGAGCTTTTGAAGAAGGTCATAGTTGAGTTCAAAGAGAGATTTAAGAGTAACAAGTAG
- the atpH gene encoding ATP synthase F1 subunit delta: MLPAKRYAEALIKLGQEEGNLEKFYDHLFKLFEIIKSNNEFNNIWFDLEMKRSEKKQKIKAFFDDDIDSYILNLLYLLIDKRREIILPYIPLYYKQMYDKILGNVDVEVIVAHEIGSDVLNKISKWLWKRYGVKNPRFIVKIDRNIIGGIKLLFNNIEVDASIKGALDSMRKELVKIAIL; this comes from the coding sequence ATGTTGCCAGCAAAAAGATATGCAGAAGCTCTTATAAAGCTTGGTCAAGAGGAAGGTAATCTGGAAAAATTTTATGACCATTTGTTCAAATTATTTGAGATTATCAAAAGTAATAATGAATTTAATAATATTTGGTTTGATTTAGAAATGAAGCGTTCAGAAAAGAAACAAAAAATCAAGGCATTTTTTGATGATGACATTGACAGTTACATTTTGAACCTCCTCTATCTCCTTATTGATAAACGCAGAGAAATAATTCTTCCCTATATACCTCTTTATTACAAGCAAATGTACGATAAAATTTTGGGGAATGTTGATGTTGAGGTTATTGTTGCCCATGAAATTGGGAGCGATGTGTTGAACAAGATCTCTAAATGGCTTTGGAAAAGATATGGAGTCAAAAATCCGAGGTTTATTGTAAAGATTGACAGGAACATAATTGGCGGGATAAAACTTTTATTTAATAACATTGAAGTTGATGCTTCAATAAAAGGTGCTCTTGATTCAATGAGAAAAGAGCTTGTAAAGATAGCTATTTTGTAG
- the atpF gene encoding F0F1 ATP synthase subunit B, which translates to MFELKIFENIFFWAVINFLILYLIYRKFFFQKVTQFMEKRSQMIQDQLDFAAKSKEEAIRLKEEYENILAQAHAKANEILEKATLEAQRQATEIIENAKLEANRIIEDALRQFEIEKNKQINELKNQFVSIALLAASRVIEKNLNTEENRKMVENIFDEAGVA; encoded by the coding sequence ATGTTCGAGCTAAAGATATTTGAGAATATATTCTTTTGGGCAGTTATAAATTTTTTGATACTTTACTTAATATACAGAAAGTTTTTCTTTCAAAAAGTTACACAGTTTATGGAAAAAAGATCCCAGATGATTCAAGATCAGCTTGATTTTGCAGCAAAGTCCAAAGAAGAAGCAATAAGACTGAAGGAGGAATATGAGAATATACTTGCTCAGGCACATGCCAAAGCAAATGAAATTCTTGAGAAGGCAACTTTGGAAGCACAAAGACAAGCAACAGAAATTATTGAAAATGCAAAACTTGAAGCCAACAGAATTATTGAAGATGCACTCAGGCAATTTGAAATTGAAAAGAATAAACAAATAAATGAACTTAAAAATCAGTTTGTATCAATTGCTCTTCTTGCTGCGTCCAGGGTAATTGAGAAAAACCTGAATACAGAGGAAAATAGAAAGATGGTTGAGAACATTTTTGATGAGGCAGGGGTTGCTTAA
- the atpE gene encoding ATP synthase F0 subunit C: protein MTALAAGIAMLAGLGVGIGIGIATAKASEAVGRQPEAQGRIMPIFFLGAALAEAVAIYIFVIAILLVLKVK, encoded by the coding sequence ATGACAGCATTAGCAGCTGGTATAGCAATGCTGGCAGGTTTGGGCGTGGGTATTGGTATTGGTATTGCAACTGCTAAGGCATCCGAGGCTGTTGGACGCCAACCAGAAGCCCAGGGAAGAATCATGCCAATCTTTTTTCTTGGTGCAGCTCTTGCAGAGGCAGTTGCTATCTACATTTTTGTTATCGCAATATTGTTGGTTTTAAAGGTTAAATAA
- a CDS encoding F0F1 ATP synthase subunit A, with the protein MGEDVLKVLFTIPIGKGIPVRVAVVEMWVVMLFLIGLAFYLTSNMKLVPTKKQMIAEFIVDSMNKITKNFLGHYWRIFSPYLGTLFLFLLSLNLLGLFGIHPPTSNLNVTASFGVMSILILIVSTIILKNPVGWFLSHFKPVIIIFPFKFLDYFTRTLSLSARLFGNILAGTTIMELIYHALIKSHIPPVGIPAIASLYFDIFDGVLQAIVFTFLSLIYLYEALEE; encoded by the coding sequence ATGGGCGAAGATGTATTAAAAGTTTTATTTACTATTCCAATTGGGAAAGGCATACCTGTAAGAGTTGCAGTTGTTGAAATGTGGGTTGTGATGTTATTTTTAATTGGTCTTGCTTTCTATTTAACCTCTAATATGAAACTTGTACCCACAAAAAAACAGATGATTGCTGAATTTATTGTTGATTCTATGAATAAAATAACCAAGAACTTTTTAGGTCATTATTGGCGTATTTTTTCGCCATATCTTGGGACTTTGTTTTTATTCTTACTAAGTTTGAATTTATTGGGTCTTTTTGGTATTCATCCACCGACAAGTAATTTAAATGTTACTGCAAGTTTTGGTGTGATGTCTATTCTGATATTAATTGTTTCAACAATAATACTTAAAAATCCGGTGGGATGGTTTTTGAGCCATTTTAAACCCGTCATTATTATTTTCCCCTTTAAGTTTTTGGATTATTTTACAAGGACGCTTTCATTATCTGCCCGATTATTTGGTAATATTCTTGCTGGAACTACCATTATGGAGCTTATTTACCATGCTCTCATAAAATCCCATATACCTCCTGTTGGTATTCCAGCAATAGCAAGTTTATATTTTGATATATTTGACGGGGTTCTTCAGGCGATAGTTTTTACATTCCTTTCTTTGATATACCTTTATGAAGCTTTGGAAGAGTAA
- the guaA gene encoding glutamine-hydrolyzing GMP synthase — MQHEIVIVLDFGGQYNQLIARRVRECGVYCEIWPYDTPLEKIISKNPKGIIFTGGPSSVYEPNAPMIDKELFEKGIPILGICYGNQLIAHILGGKVSRALFREYGKTHVKYDVSSPLFSGIPEHSVCWMSHTDFVEELPEGFRALASTENCSIAAFGDDTKKIYGVQFHPEVAHTEYGQQIIKNFLFNVCQCSGDWKTSSFIEEKVNEIKSVVGNHKVVCALSGGVDSSVAAVLVHKAIGKNLYCIFVDHGLLRKGEAEEVMNVFKVQFDMNVIKVDAKDRFLNALRGVTDPEEKRKIIGREFIRVFEEEAEKLGDIKFLVQGTIYPDVVESGVGKAATIKSHHNVGGLPENIKFNQIIEPLRELFKDEVRRVGIELGIPEKIVKRQPFPGPGLAIRIIGEVTEEKLEILREVDWIFRKEIERSGLDSEIWQYFAILTNMRSVGVMGDERTYDYTVALRAVTSIDGMTADWAKIPYEVLEKVSNEIVNSVKKVNRVVYDITSKPPATIEWE, encoded by the coding sequence TTGCAACATGAGATTGTAATTGTTTTGGATTTTGGTGGCCAGTATAACCAGCTTATTGCAAGAAGAGTGAGAGAATGTGGAGTATATTGTGAAATTTGGCCGTACGATACCCCTCTTGAAAAAATAATTAGTAAGAATCCAAAAGGAATCATATTTACAGGTGGACCATCAAGTGTATATGAGCCAAATGCGCCTATGATTGACAAGGAATTATTTGAAAAAGGTATTCCAATACTTGGAATTTGTTATGGAAATCAATTAATTGCTCACATTTTAGGAGGAAAAGTATCAAGAGCGTTATTCAGAGAGTATGGCAAAACTCACGTAAAATATGATGTTTCTTCTCCTCTTTTCAGTGGAATACCTGAACATTCTGTATGCTGGATGAGTCACACCGACTTTGTAGAGGAGCTTCCGGAGGGATTTAGGGCTTTAGCATCTACTGAAAATTGTTCAATTGCAGCCTTTGGAGATGATACTAAGAAGATTTATGGAGTTCAATTTCATCCTGAGGTTGCTCATACTGAATATGGACAGCAAATTATAAAAAACTTTTTATTTAACGTTTGTCAATGTAGCGGTGATTGGAAAACTTCTTCATTTATTGAAGAAAAGGTAAATGAAATAAAAAGTGTTGTTGGAAACCATAAAGTGGTATGTGCTCTTTCGGGTGGTGTTGACTCCTCTGTTGCAGCAGTCCTTGTTCACAAAGCTATAGGGAAAAATCTATATTGCATATTTGTTGATCATGGTCTTTTGAGAAAGGGAGAAGCAGAAGAGGTTATGAATGTTTTTAAAGTTCAATTTGATATGAATGTAATTAAGGTTGATGCAAAAGATAGATTTTTGAATGCTTTAAGGGGTGTTACTGACCCTGAAGAAAAACGAAAAATTATTGGAAGAGAATTTATAAGAGTTTTTGAAGAAGAAGCAGAAAAATTGGGTGATATAAAGTTTTTGGTTCAAGGAACAATTTATCCTGACGTTGTTGAGAGCGGGGTTGGCAAGGCTGCGACCATAAAAAGCCATCACAATGTCGGTGGTCTTCCTGAGAATATAAAATTCAATCAAATAATTGAGCCACTCAGGGAATTGTTTAAAGATGAAGTAAGAAGGGTAGGAATAGAATTAGGAATACCTGAAAAGATTGTCAAAAGACAGCCTTTTCCGGGACCTGGTCTTGCAATAAGGATAATTGGAGAAGTTACAGAAGAAAAATTGGAAATACTGCGTGAGGTTGATTGGATCTTTAGAAAAGAGATTGAACGCAGTGGTCTTGACAGTGAAATATGGCAGTACTTTGCGATATTGACCAATATGAGAAGTGTTGGTGTAATGGGCGATGAGAGAACATATGACTACACAGTTGCTCTAAGAGCTGTCACAAGCATTGATGGAATGACAGCAGATTGGGCTAAAATTCCTTATGAAGTTTTAGAAAAGGTTTCAAATGAAATTGTAAACAGTGTGAAAAAGGTCAATAGGGTGGTGTATGATATTACTTCAAAGCCACCTGCTACAATTGAATGGGAATGA
- a CDS encoding AEC family transporter — translation MNSEVLILLKNLLFLFAIIFIGFVGTKLNLFSSTVKDSVSELIIKVTAPILLFTTISSQHFSGQTVTDVFTLIISAFIGIIILLLLGYITAYLFRLEKKTFYTHIFCSTFGNTGFLSYPLLYSIFGEKGVFFAASYNIMHDFLAWSLGLSIITRHNHKRIKYGFVNANSIAVLLAFIVYLIKGILPGGIKSSYEKVFLSIYDALNPFGKTTIYLSMFFIGCLLAEVSFKETLKTFSAYAIILFKMILMPLGIMYLTKYLPISNFTRLIIVLQTGMPTAIISSVLSYRYDGDSHYATRTIFITTIFSLITIPLLVFLYYRI, via the coding sequence ATGAACAGCGAAGTTCTAATTCTCTTAAAAAACTTATTATTCCTTTTTGCTATTATATTTATAGGATTTGTGGGTACAAAGCTAAATTTATTTTCAAGTACAGTAAAAGACTCTGTGAGTGAACTTATTATAAAAGTAACGGCGCCTATTTTGCTTTTTACCACAATAAGTAGTCAACATTTTTCTGGACAGACAGTAACGGATGTTTTTACTTTAATAATTTCGGCTTTTATTGGAATTATAATTTTGCTTTTACTTGGTTACATAACGGCATATTTATTCAGGTTAGAAAAAAAGACTTTTTATACTCATATTTTTTGCTCTACCTTTGGCAATACAGGATTTTTATCCTATCCCTTGTTATACTCAATATTTGGCGAAAAAGGAGTTTTTTTCGCTGCAAGTTATAATATAATGCACGATTTTTTGGCTTGGTCTTTAGGACTTTCAATAATAACACGGCACAATCATAAGAGAATTAAATATGGATTTGTCAATGCAAATTCTATTGCTGTACTTTTAGCATTTATTGTGTATTTGATAAAAGGAATATTACCGGGTGGTATAAAAAGTTCATATGAAAAGGTATTTTTAAGTATTTATGATGCTTTAAATCCTTTTGGAAAGACCACGATTTATCTTTCAATGTTTTTTATTGGTTGTTTGTTGGCAGAAGTATCATTTAAAGAAACATTAAAAACTTTCTCAGCCTATGCAATAATACTATTTAAGATGATCTTAATGCCACTTGGTATTATGTATCTTACAAAATATTTACCGATAAGTAATTTTACGAGACTCATAATTGTACTTCAGACAGGGATGCCTACAGCTATAATAAGCTCTGTGCTTTCTTACAGGTATGACGGTGATAGCCACTATGCGACCCGGACCATATTTATAACAACCATTTTTTCGCTCATAACAATTCCTTTATTGGTGTTTCTATACTATCGTATTTAA
- a CDS encoding ISLre2-like element ISCow1 family transposase has translation MFDNIITKIEELLNRFGEGIVEILRGEKDIAMYSMELKEKMDEIGKEMIKEACGLVDEIVRNEKKRKARYEVVRKDKRSIKTIFGDVEYIRTYYKNKEEGGYVYLADEILGIEKYQRIDKAVKAAIVEKVVEISYEKAAKEVLGEEKMTRQSVMNILRRIEAAQLDRIEHNKKGVAGSKKVVKELYIEADEDHISLQNGEGKIAKLAYINEGYKEEKGIVKRKELKGVHYFSSIKERPEDFWSKVSEYIEEHYETEKIEKIYLLGDGAAWIKEGLEWIVGAEFVLDRFHLMREVIKISGGDKNIFAGIVEALRDKDREKFEGLVAKAMEKAGEDKRALKRINESRRYIANHWDNIVLELDNRIIKGCSAEGHVSHVLADRMSSRPRGWSEQGAEVMVKLLSLKYNGVNLKEAYLKEICGKEEKEEKILKEIVRKNVKKIRKQIEETRNNVPILARGKVDLTFRVLKGLSTGDFLNAVVF, from the coding sequence ATGTTTGATAATATTATAACAAAAATAGAGGAACTTTTAAATAGATTTGGAGAAGGGATAGTGGAGATATTAAGAGGTGAGAAAGATATAGCGATGTATTCAATGGAATTGAAGGAGAAGATGGATGAGATAGGGAAGGAGATGATAAAAGAGGCATGCGGGCTTGTAGATGAGATTGTAAGGAATGAAAAGAAGAGGAAGGCAAGGTATGAGGTTGTAAGGAAAGATAAGAGGAGCATAAAGACAATATTTGGAGATGTGGAATATATAAGGACGTACTACAAGAATAAAGAAGAGGGAGGGTATGTGTATTTAGCAGATGAAATTTTGGGGATAGAGAAATACCAAAGAATAGACAAAGCAGTCAAAGCAGCAATAGTTGAGAAAGTAGTGGAAATATCATATGAAAAAGCAGCCAAAGAAGTATTAGGAGAAGAGAAAATGACAAGACAAAGTGTAATGAATATTTTGAGGAGGATAGAGGCAGCTCAGTTAGATAGAATCGAGCATAATAAAAAAGGAGTTGCAGGCAGTAAAAAAGTGGTAAAAGAACTTTATATAGAGGCAGATGAAGATCATATTTCGTTACAAAACGGAGAAGGGAAGATAGCGAAGCTTGCGTACATAAATGAGGGATATAAAGAAGAGAAAGGGATTGTCAAAAGAAAGGAATTAAAAGGGGTGCATTATTTTAGCAGTATTAAAGAGAGACCAGAAGATTTTTGGTCAAAAGTAAGTGAATATATAGAGGAGCACTATGAAACGGAGAAGATAGAGAAGATATATTTGTTAGGGGATGGAGCGGCATGGATAAAGGAAGGGCTTGAATGGATAGTGGGTGCAGAATTTGTATTAGACAGGTTTCATCTAATGAGAGAGGTAATCAAAATAAGCGGTGGAGATAAGAATATTTTTGCTGGGATAGTAGAAGCATTGAGGGATAAGGATAGAGAGAAGTTTGAGGGATTGGTAGCTAAAGCGATGGAAAAGGCTGGAGAGGACAAAAGAGCGTTGAAGAGGATAAATGAAAGTAGGAGATATATAGCCAATCATTGGGATAATATAGTATTAGAGTTAGATAATAGGATTATAAAAGGATGTAGTGCAGAAGGGCATGTAAGCCACGTATTAGCAGATAGGATGAGTTCAAGACCAAGAGGATGGAGCGAACAAGGAGCAGAAGTGATGGTAAAGTTATTGAGCTTGAAGTATAATGGTGTAAACTTGAAAGAAGCATATTTAAAAGAGATTTGTGGCAAGGAAGAGAAAGAAGAAAAAATATTGAAAGAAATTGTGAGAAAAAATGTTAAGAAGATAAGGAAACAGATTGAGGAGACGAGGAATAATGTGCCAATTTTAGCAAGAGGAAAAGTTGATTTGACGTTTAGAGTACTGAAAGGCCTAAGTACTGGAGATTTCTTAAATGCAGTCGTATTTTAA
- a CDS encoding FprA family A-type flavoprotein — MHTKLRDGIYSVGVQDPDLRIFDIVMYTKYGTTYNSYLVIGSEKIALIENVKYKFFEQFLDNIKEIISPEKIDYLIINHTEPDHSGSIEKLLELNPNIKVFGSSTAIKFLKKITNKDFQFQVLNHNDQISLGNKTLKFISAPFLHWPDSIYTYLVEDKILFTCDSFGCHFSTENLDINWVMQNDKEGFMDAYKYYYDVIMSPFKSYVLQAIDKIKDLEIDIIAPGHGPILTNYKDQLIALYKSWSEKLTEKPPKPYVVIVYVSAYGYTEMLAKKIAEGIQQSGVDVLVYNAIEHKPEEIVEKIYFASGVLFGSPTINSDALPPIYEILIRLNPIVHGGKVAAAFGSYGWSGEAVPNIESRLKQIRLKVVLPGLKVNFKPNEEELKKSFEFGILFAEKIKE, encoded by the coding sequence ATGCACACAAAATTAAGAGATGGAATATATTCAGTTGGTGTACAAGATCCAGACTTGAGGATATTTGATATTGTTATGTACACTAAATACGGAACTACCTATAATTCTTATTTGGTTATTGGAAGTGAAAAAATAGCCTTAATTGAAAATGTTAAATATAAGTTTTTTGAACAATTTTTAGATAACATAAAAGAGATTATCTCACCAGAAAAAATAGACTACTTGATAATAAACCACACAGAACCAGATCATTCAGGGTCAATTGAGAAACTTTTAGAGCTAAATCCCAATATAAAGGTCTTTGGCAGTAGTACAGCAATAAAATTTTTGAAAAAGATCACAAATAAGGACTTTCAATTTCAAGTTTTAAATCACAACGACCAGATTTCGCTTGGAAATAAAACTTTAAAATTTATCTCTGCCCCTTTTTTGCACTGGCCTGATTCCATTTATACGTATTTGGTCGAAGACAAAATTCTTTTTACCTGTGACTCATTTGGCTGTCATTTTAGTACTGAAAACCTTGATATAAACTGGGTTATGCAAAACGACAAAGAAGGTTTTATGGATGCTTACAAGTACTATTACGATGTTATTATGTCACCGTTTAAAAGTTATGTTTTGCAAGCAATAGATAAAATAAAAGATTTGGAAATTGACATAATTGCTCCGGGACATGGTCCTATATTAACAAACTATAAAGACCAACTTATCGCCTTATATAAATCATGGTCTGAAAAGCTCACAGAAAAACCACCAAAACCCTATGTTGTAATAGTATATGTATCAGCATATGGATATACAGAAATGCTTGCAAAAAAGATTGCAGAAGGTATCCAGCAAAGTGGTGTAGATGTTCTTGTATACAACGCAATTGAACACAAGCCAGAAGAGATTGTAGAGAAAATATACTTTGCAAGTGGCGTGCTTTTTGGTTCGCCAACTATAAATTCTGATGCCTTGCCTCCTATTTATGAGATACTAATAAGACTAAACCCTATTGTGCATGGTGGAAAAGTGGCAGCTGCATTTGGTTCATATGGATGGAGCGGCGAGGCTGTACCAAATATTGAAAGCCGTCTAAAACAGATAAGATTAAAAGTTGTTCTGCCCGGGTTAAAGGTCAATTTTAAACCAAACGAAGAGGAGTTAAAAAAATCTTTTGAATTTGGTATACTATTTGCTGAAAAGATAAAAGAATAA
- a CDS encoding NAD(P)/FAD-dependent oxidoreductase — translation MEKYDIVIIGGGPAGVTVAEQIRKENKNVSVCILSHEKVLPYYRLKLGYYLQNPIDEKFFLKSSDWYKANNIRLMLNSRVKECIFEEKVAFLEGKKIHWDYLVIASGSKPYLPEHLLNEKTQNFVFTFRNYNDLLLLQKRLSQVNKVVIVGAGLLGLELASALEGKKITIIELSERILPKQLDDVASFLLKDYVEKKGIEIILGTKIENIETCRNGLEIVLSNGQPTYCDLLIFSAGVVPNTEFIKSPENILNSKKGIEVNYKMQTKISNVYACGDVAYIDGQNPGTWTFALESAKIVAKNILGFETFYQNMPLPYFLKAFGLEIVSAGDMQNLQDANILEFLDKRKMIYKKFVVKNNKLTAYLLLNDTKTHLQLSKFLNNHVDIKLLENLLK, via the coding sequence ATGGAAAAGTATGACATTGTTATAATTGGTGGGGGACCGGCGGGTGTAACCGTTGCTGAACAAATAAGAAAAGAAAACAAAAACGTATCAGTTTGCATACTAAGTCATGAGAAGGTTTTGCCCTATTACAGATTAAAACTTGGATATTATCTTCAAAATCCCATAGACGAAAAGTTCTTTTTAAAATCTTCAGATTGGTACAAAGCAAACAATATAAGATTGATGCTGAATAGTAGAGTTAAAGAGTGCATTTTCGAAGAAAAAGTTGCGTTCTTGGAGGGCAAAAAGATACATTGGGATTATCTTGTTATTGCCTCAGGGTCAAAACCTTACCTTCCTGAGCATCTGTTAAATGAAAAAACACAAAACTTTGTGTTCACCTTCAGAAACTATAATGATTTGCTTTTGCTCCAAAAAAGGTTATCACAGGTCAACAAAGTTGTAATTGTCGGCGCTGGACTTTTAGGATTAGAACTTGCATCTGCACTTGAAGGTAAGAAAATAACAATAATTGAGCTGAGTGAAAGAATATTGCCAAAGCAGTTGGACGATGTTGCTTCATTTCTGTTAAAAGATTATGTAGAAAAAAAAGGAATTGAAATTATTTTAGGTACCAAAATTGAAAATATTGAAACTTGTCGCAATGGATTAGAAATAGTGCTTTCAAATGGTCAGCCAACTTATTGTGACTTACTCATTTTTTCGGCAGGAGTTGTGCCAAACACTGAGTTTATAAAGTCCCCTGAGAATATTTTGAATAGCAAAAAGGGAATTGAAGTTAATTACAAAATGCAGACCAAGATTTCAAACGTGTATGCTTGTGGTGATGTTGCCTACATTGATGGTCAAAATCCAGGGACCTGGACGTTTGCTTTAGAAAGTGCAAAAATAGTTGCAAAAAATATTTTAGGATTTGAAACCTTCTATCAAAATATGCCACTGCCATATTTCCTAAAAGCGTTTGGACTTGAGATTGTTTCTGCAGGTGATATGCAAAATCTGCAAGATGCAAATATACTTGAATTTTTAGACAAGAGAAAAATGATTTATAAAAAGTTTGTGGTAAAAAACAACAAGTTAACCGCCTACCTTCTCTTAAATGACACCAAAACACATTTGCAACTTTCTAAGTTTTTAAATAATCATGTTGACATAAAATTGCTAGAAAACCTTTTGAAATAA